One genomic window of Carassius auratus strain Wakin unplaced genomic scaffold, ASM336829v1 scaf_tig00032822, whole genome shotgun sequence includes the following:
- the LOC113081011 gene encoding zinc finger protein 658B-like, with the protein MEEKEENTESNEAEEKNLVKTGGKHLICSQTKRKDLKKKRAKKFFNCTQCGKRLKHRFSLKRHMRIHTGEKPFTCNQCGKSFKQSPNFKSHMKIHTGEKQHACYQCGKMFLWASLLKKHLKVHAKEKPHPCHLCGKSFLHLQSLKVHQKIHTGLRECMCFECENTFSSVSSLKLHERIHTGEKPFKCSHCDKRFGQSEHQKIHERIHTGEKPYKCLHCEKRFSVSSSLKTHERIHTGEKPYKCAHCDKRFIQSVHLKKHERIHTGEKPYKCSHCDKRFSNSSSLKTHERIHTGEKPYKCSHCDKRFSNSSSLKTHERIHTGEKPYKCAHCDKKFNQLVRLKTHERIHTGEKPYKCSQCDQRFINWPSLIRHKRIHTAEKPYKCSHCDQRFLNWLSMKKHERIHTGEKPYKCSHCDQSFNHLTNLKKHERIHTGEKPHKCSHCDQRFNYLPSLKKHERIHTGEKPYKCSHCDKRFSDSSSLKTHERIHTGEKPYTCSNCDKRFSNSSSLKKHERIHTGEKPHKCSHCDQRFSDSSSLKTHERIHTGEKPYKCAHCDKRFSVSSSLKTHERIHSGVKPYKCAYCDKRFSDSSSLKTHERIHTGEKPYKCAQCDKRFSVSSSLKTHERIHTGEKPYKCAHCDKRFSDSSSLKTHERSHTRKKPNKS; encoded by the coding sequence ATGGAAGAAAAAGAGGAGAATACAGAATCAAATGAAGCTGAGGAGAAAAATCTGGTCAAAACTGGAGGAAAACATTTGATTTGCTCTCAAACCAAAcggaaagatttaaagaaaaaaagagccaAGAAGTTTTTCaactgcactcagtgtggaaagagattgAAACACCGATTCAGTTTAAAGCgtcacatgagaattcatacgggagagaaaccattcacttgtaatcagtgcgggaagagtttcaaaCAATCACCTAACTTCAAGAgtcacatgaaaatccacactggagagaagcagcACGCATGTTATCAATgtggtaaaatgtttttatgggcttcactTCTAAAGAAACACTTGAAAGTTCATGCGAAAGAGAAACCACAtccatgtcatttgtgtggtaagagttttttgcatctacaaagtttgaaagtacatcagaaaatacatactggtCTGAGAGAGtgcatgtgctttgagtgtgaaaatACATTTAGTTCAGTGAGTAGTTTAAAACTGCACgaaaggatccacactggagagaaacctttcaagtgttcacactgtgacaagagatttggTCAGTCAGAACATCAAAaaatacatgagaggatccacactggagagaaaccttataaatGTTTACACTGTGAGAAAAGATTCAGtgtttcatcaagtctgaaaacacatgagaggattcacactggagagaaaccttataagtgtgcacactgtgacaagagattcattcagtcagtacatctaaaaaaacatgaaaggatccacactggagaaaaaccttataaatgttcacactgtgacaagagattcagtaattcatcaagtctgaaaacacatgagaggattcacactggagagaaaccttataagtgttcacactgtgataagagattcagtaattcatcaagtctgaaaacacatgagaggattcacactggagagaaaccgtataagtgtgcacactgtgacaagaAATTTAATCAGTTGGTAagactgaaaacacatgagaggatccacactggagagaaaccttataagtgttctcAATGTGACCAGAGATTTATTAATTGGCCAAGTCTGATAAGACACAAGAGGATTCACACTGCAGAGAAACCTTAtaaatgttcacactgtgaccAGAGATTTCTTAATTGGCTAAGTATGAAAAaacacgagaggatccacactggagagaaaccttataagtgttctcACTGTGACCAgagttttaatcatttgacaaatctgaaaaaacatgagaggatccacactggagagaaacctcaTAAGTGTTCTCACTGTGACCAGAGATTTAATTATTTGCcaagtctgaaaaaacatgagaggattcacactggagagaaaccttataagtgttcacactgtgacaagagattcagtgattcatcaagtctgaaaacacatgagaggattcacactggagagaaaccttatacaTGTTcaaactgtgacaagagattcagtaactcatcaagtctgaaaaaacatgagaggatccacactggagagaaacctcaTAAGTGTTCTCACTGTGAccagagattcagtgattcatcaagtctgaaaacacatgagaggattcacaccggagagaaaccttataagtgtgcacactgtgacaagagattcagtgtttcatcaagtctgaaaacacatgagaggattcactctggagtgaaaccttataagtgtgcatactgtgacaagagattcagtgattcatcaagtctgaaaacacatgagaggattcacactggtgAGAAACCCTATAAGTGTGCACagtgtgacaagagattcagtgtttcatcaagtctgaaaacacatgagaggattcacactggcgagaaaccttacaagtgtgcacactgtgacaagagattcagtgattcatcaagtctgaaaacacatgagaggagtCACACTAGAAAGAAACCTAATAAGTCTTAA